DNA from Penaeus vannamei isolate JL-2024 chromosome 3, ASM4276789v1, whole genome shotgun sequence:
cacacacacacacacacacacacacacacacacacacacacacacacacacacacacacacacacacacacacacacatacacacacacacatacacacacacacacacacacacatatatatatatatatatatatatatatatatatatatatatatatatatatcagtgtgtgtgtgtgtgtgtgtgtgtgtgtgtgtgtatgtatatttgtgtgtgtgtgtgtggatgtacagtatgtatacaactgtgtgtgcgcatatgtgcaaatgtgtgtgtatgcaattgtttgtgcgtatatgtttgtgtgtgtatgtgtgtgtgcgtgtgtgtgagtgtgtgtgtgtgtttgtgtgtgtatgtgtgtgtgtgtttgtgtgtgtgtgtgtgtgtgtgtgtgtgtgtgtgtgtgtgtgtgtgtgcgtgcgtgcgtgcgtgtgtgtgtgtgcgtgcgtgtgtgtgtgtatgtgtgtgtgtgagtgtgagtgtttttgtgacCGTAAAACGTActttagttttcgttttttttttattactccttTTGAATACTTGAATTTTGTAAGCATTCAATAAATAGGCGGTTGCCTGTTGCATATGTGTTTTATTTAACAATTCATATTCCAGAACGCAATATGTAATTTATTCTCAGGTGTATATACGAAAATTTCAGCCTATATATGGTATGAGATTAATAAAGTACATAATGACTCTAAATCAGTCCGAAAAAAGgtaagagctagagagagagagaggggggggggggaaggtgagaacAAATGAGCTATGTACAGAAAATATATCTGTACTTTCTGTTACATAATTAATAATGGATTTCATGAATAacgagaaaagaataaacaaaaatatgaaaaaaatacataagaaagaaTGTTTTTCACCATTATTTATCTAACTTGCTTTccattacatatgaaacctcttTTCCGTACACTATAGAGACTACTACTCAAATGACGTCTTGTATCTAACTAAAGGCTTTGAGATATGGGGAGTTATAAACGCTTGCCATAAGCTTGATATATTTCAGAGGAGTCGTACATTTACAATTCTAGATTATAGAATATTCCGTTATCATGCAAATAAAGGTCTATTGCTTTCCTTCAAAGTTATCGGAACAATAAATAAAGtttcccaatatatatattttttttttcaacctttgtGAATAAAATGGCCTTTACATGCTAAAAGGTAAAAATATCCTGGTTGAGTACATATGAGGGAAAAAGGCCGATCCAAGAGAGACCGAAAAGCCAGACTCGCAGCTCTGCCACTCCGTTAACCGCACACGGGCCCGGTGAAACCCGTGTACGTGCAGAAGGTCGAAGCGGACACGGTGAAGTCTCGGTTGGTGGACGTGGTCACAATAATCGTCGTGCTCGTGACGGTCGTGCGGATGGTGAAGAAGTACTTCTCACTGTGAAGAGACCCAGTGAGCTCGTCTGCCtcctttttggtgttttttgaaTCCTCAAGGAAGGGCACGTCGTCGCCGCTGGAGAGGGCGATGCTCTTGGGCAGAGTGTGCCTTAGCCTGCGGCCCTGGCACGCGGTGGCCTTTGCTGGAGTCAGAAAGGGAAATTAAGTGCACAAGCCGTTAGAGAATAATATAGAGAATCCAGTGTCGCGTTCATAATCCTCAGCCTAATAAAAGAGAATGCAAGGGAATACTCACTGGTGAAGCAGAAGTAGGGAATAACTGATGTCATCGTGGAAAGCGATGTCACCGTTGAGGTTAGATGCGTTGCCATGAGGAATTTTTCTCGCAGGGGTGAAtctagaagaaatatatatatgtaaaattactgGACAGTACATGCGCTTGTTACACTTTTCGGGAGACATGAAGGTATCGGGCTGTAAAATTATTTCTGTCGGAAAGATCATGATACGGAATTAGTTGGGAAGAAACGACTGATCTGCTCCAGCGAACTTATTTGACGGGGTCAGGTTGCTTCCTCTGAGGGTgggattttcttcctcttttagtaCCCTTCCATGAAACATGTAAAACGAGTTTCGGGCCAGTAATACAAAATCCAAAAATCAGCTGTCGGAAATGAATAGCAACTGGAATATTTACAGATTTCGATTGCAAAACCATTTCATATGACACAAGGGCGTAGGAAtcaatactaaatatatatatatatatatatatatatatatatatatatatatatatatatatatatatatatatatatatatatgtatatatgtatatatatatatatatttatttatttatttagtattgaTTCCTTCACCCTTGTGTCATATGAAATGGTTTTGCAATCGAAATCTGTTAATATTCCAGTTGCTATTTATTTCCGACAGCTGATTTTGGGATTTTTGTATTACTGGCCCAAAACTCGTTTTACATGTTTCATGTGCAagttctggatatatatatatatatatatgcatatgtatatatgtatatgcatatatatatatatatatatatatatatatatatatatatatatatatatatatatatatgcatatgtatatatgtatatgcatatgtatatttgtatatgcatatatatatatatatatatatatatatatatatatatatatatatatatatatatatatattcgcgcacacacacaaacacgtaaacataaaaatatgtatataaatatatatatatatatatatatatatatatatatatatatatatatatatatatgtgtgtgtgtgtgtgtgtgtgtgtgtgtgtgtgtgtgtgtgtgtgtgtgtgtgtgtgtgtacatatatatatatatatatatatatatatgtatatctatctatctatctatctagatatatcaatatatatatatatatatatatatatatatatatatatatatatatatatatatatgtgtgtgtgtgtgtgtgtgtatgtgtgtgtttgtgtgtgtatgtgtgtgtgtgtgtgtgttacatatacatacatatatatatatatatatatatatatatatatatatatatatatatatatatgtgtgtgtgtgtgtgtgtgtgtgtgtgtgtgtgtgtgtgtgtgtgtgtgtgtgtgtgtgtgtgtgtgtgtgtgtgtgtgtgtgtgtacatctatctatctatatatttctatctctatctctatctctctctctctctctctctctctctctctctctctctctctctctatatatatatatatatatatatatatatatatatatatatatatatatataatttatatataatttatataatatattaacatattatatgaaataaatatcatatatatatatatatatatatgtatatatatatatatatatatatatatatatatatatatatatatatatatatatatatatatatatatacgtatatgtatcagGACCAAACACATAACTATAGACATGATGAGCCATATAACAAAAATCATACTGAGTGATTTTGAActgaatagagaaagataaatgaagaggTATCAATAGACCAATTTGGCTTCTTGAAGGAATCTAATTTTTGTTCTTAGGGTCTTAGCAGAAAGAATGGTAGAAAAGCAAGGACCTGTATGTATGCTTTGTAGAATATGTTTGAGAGTTAATGGCGATGCTAAGGAGCATTAGAATTAAAGGGAAAGATTTGATTGATAACGAGCTTACATTAAAAGCAGAGGGCCACAGTACAGGTAGAAACAGAGAAGGCAGAGGAAATATGTATAGGGAAAGGGGTCAGACAGGGTAGTTGTGATGTCCCCAGACATATTCAACTTGTATAGTGAAATAATCCTGAGACAAGTACAGAACATAGCCGGAGTCAAATTGGAGGCAAAAACTTCAATATCAGCCATGCCGACGACATTGTTTTTGATAGCCGAGACAGAGCAGGGGTTACATGCCACTGATGAAGCCAGCAGTAGAAAGGATCTaaagttaaaagtaaaaaaaaacgtaaacgaTAGTGGTTAGTAAATGAGGATCACCTACGTTAAATTCTTTGTTCTCAATAACAACAAACTAGAACAAGAGAATAAAGTCCAATATCATGGCAGCATTATAACATCGGATAGCGAGCAAGAACATCCTTATTGAAAATGAGATGACTTGTCCAGCAAGAAAAGGATATTACAAAGCACGCATATGGTTCATCCTCCTGAACAGATGTGAAGCACGGTCCAaacaaaggaaacagaaaagacaCTAAATGCAATAGAAGTATGGTTGTGGAGAAGAATGCTAAGCttagtgagagaagaagaagggctaACATTGcctgggaagaagagaaaattccTGAAAATCGTAAGAGAAAGGTAGCTGAAACATTTGGGTCACATCGTAGGAGAAGGAGGCCTGGAATATGATGCATGGACAGGAATGACTGAAGGTAGAAAAgcgggaggaagacaaagaggaaaaatatgaatgatCTAATAAGAATATTCAAACCACTGctgcatacaacatacaacatacaacaaacAAGGACGATTGTTAAACGTTACAGGTCAAACGTCTGAGCCCCTATATATGACATCGTGCTAAACGTTGAAAGGAAAAGTTTCAGTACATACCATCGTCGACGCCCCTTCTTTTGCAGGAACAGCTGACCACCAACGCAGCAATCACCCAGTAAACAAAAGTCCTGCCCTGAAAAAAAACAAGGGTTTTCAGAATATCTGATGCCCTTGTATCCTTAAGTTagtttatccttttttcattttcgttttcttgtgcAAACATGGACGCATTGAGAAAGAACGTGCTAGGTGCTGCGTGCAATAGTCTGGGTAATCCATCCACGTGATGCAAAAGCAGCCGCTGCGAAAAGCAAACGTTTGCAATGACGTGAACACCAGCCACCGCGTACCTTTGCGTATACTTCTTAGTTCCCTTCTTGATATTCAGAGCAGAGGTCAAACCGTTTTCTTCAACTTCCTATAACATCTTCCCTTGAATTATCTTTCACGTTATACAAAATAGGTCAATAGTTATATTAGTCTATTAGCTATCTTCTGCATGACTTGTTTTACACAGACTCATATTCTTCACTATATGCATTCGTGTGTTGTTTTCATgccctttcccttcgttgtttctgttgacacacacacacacacacacacacacacacacacacacacacacacacacacacacacacacacacacacacacacacacacacacacacacacacacacacacacacacacacacactcacacacacacacacacacatatatatatatatatatatatatatatatatatatatatatatatatatatatatatacatatatactgtcaaGTCTATCT
Protein-coding regions in this window:
- the LOC113807330 gene encoding uncharacterized protein, with amino-acid sequence MMVSKRWCEVMLLSHLKMSKWGYEVEENGLTSALNIKKGTKKYTQRYAVAGVHVIANGRTFVYWVIAALVVSCSCKRRGVDDDSPLREKFLMATHLTSTVTSLSTMTSVIPYFCFTTKATACQGRRLRHTLPKSIALSSGDDVPFLEDSKNTKKEADELTGSLHSEKYFFTIRTTVTSTTIIVTTSTNRDFTVSASTFCTYTGFTGPVCG